One window of Catonella massiliensis genomic DNA carries:
- a CDS encoding energy-coupling factor transporter transmembrane component T gives MIIKLDFRTKLFMTIVLSYVMVLGNIQTKYFVQAILISTIPIILLIHAKYTRVAIIGVATLLFVYAADKFLIGLNYNPMVAILLIIVMVIKKILPAFLMGRYTILTSNVGESIYSLKKMKCPDEIAIPLTVMVRFFYAARIDYSNIKKAMRLRGLTLKRLIKSPILLFEYRLVPLLMCLSKAADDLTVSAMTKGLAVNQKRTSISETYMGLVDFMFFLIMAWIIYLYIRGKYA, from the coding sequence ATGATAATCAAACTTGATTTTCGTACAAAACTTTTTATGACGATAGTTCTTTCATATGTGATGGTATTAGGCAATATTCAAACAAAGTATTTCGTGCAAGCCATTTTAATATCAACAATTCCGATAATACTTTTAATTCACGCAAAATATACAAGAGTAGCTATTATTGGAGTGGCTACTCTTTTGTTTGTTTATGCTGCTGATAAATTTCTGATAGGGCTTAATTACAATCCTATGGTTGCAATTTTATTGATAATAGTAATGGTTATTAAAAAAATTCTCCCCGCATTTTTGATGGGGAGATATACCATACTTACATCAAATGTTGGAGAAAGCATTTACTCATTAAAAAAAATGAAATGTCCAGATGAAATAGCCATTCCCTTGACGGTAATGGTACGTTTCTTTTATGCTGCAAGGATTGATTATAGTAATATAAAAAAAGCTATGCGTTTGAGAGGATTGACGCTTAAAAGGTTAATAAAGAGTCCAATTTTATTATTTGAATATAGATTAGTGCCATTATTGATGTGCTTATCAAAGGCAGCAGATGATTTGACGGTATCAGCTATGACGAAAGGGTTGGCTGTAAATCAAAAGAGAACAAGTATTAGTGAAACATATATGGGACTTGTTGACTTTATGTTTTTCTTAATAATGGCATGGATAATCTATCTATATATAAGGGGAAAATATGCTTGA